From the Aquirufa lenticrescens genome, the window TAAGATGCTTACTATTTACGGAATTCCTGCTTGCAATACGATGAAAAAAGCGTTTGACTATTTAAACGAAAAAGGGATTCCCTTTACCTTCCATAATTATAAGAAAAGTGGTATCGAAGCAGCTCAATTACGCTATTTCATCGAGCAATTAGGCGAAGAAACGGTATTAAACAAGCAAGGAAGCACCTACCGTCAATTAAGCGACCAAGAGAAGGCTAAATTGGATGTATTTACCTTTCTACAAGAAAAAACATCTGCCATCAAG encodes:
- a CDS encoding Spx/MgsR family RNA polymerase-binding regulatory protein — translated: MLTIYGIPACNTMKKAFDYLNEKGIPFTFHNYKKSGIEAAQLRYFIEQLGEETVLNKQGSTYRQLSDQEKAKLDVFTFLQEKTSAIKRPIFVLNNRCFAGFKPEELDIWLTA